One genomic region from Quercus robur chromosome 4, dhQueRobu3.1, whole genome shotgun sequence encodes:
- the LOC126722537 gene encoding E3 ubiquitin-protein ligase ORTHRUS 2-like → MAQQVYDLPCDGEGTCMACKNKPTAEESLACKTCATPWHVACLSVRPNSLADTLQWDCPDCSLLSANPAPVSGAGESSSSGGLIAAICAIESDSSLTEREKAKRRQQLLCKDAGPSDHKEVTNGDDNLLSILDGLNCSFCMQLLERPVSTPCGHNFCLKCFTKWIGQGKRNCANCRKEIPPKMARLPLINSTLVTVIRMAKMAKANAEVGTSRDHPVIRNEDRPDKAFSTERSVKRGNANAASGKIFVTTPMDHFGPILPENDPIRNQGVLVGETWENRFECRQWGVHNPHISGIAGQSKHGAQSVTLSGGYEDDEDHGEWFLYTGSGGRDLSGNKRTNKEHSFDQQFENSNEALRLSCRMGYPVRVVRSHKEKRSSYAPEQRLRYDGIYRVEKCWRKTGIKGFKVCRYLFVRCDNAPAPWTSDVHGDRPRPLPVIEELNVAIDITERKESPSWDYDEEKGCWMWKKPPPCSRKRTNYGRSEEGKRTKKVKRQAQNKSVKEKLLKECSCYICKKVMTSPLTTPCAHNFCKSCLEGAFAGQSLVRQRTCEGRRTLRAQKNIMKCPSCSNDIAEFLQNPQVNRELMEVIESLQREIAKENKESKEEADGIHEKAKGVDVSNEIVEEAKENNLKDQIESEIHQTEKLKKTSGKCAQKRGRKKGSTSCKQLDDGKNGVDPSEPEKAAGEELQDPVAESKA, encoded by the exons ATGGCTCAACAAGTTTACGACCTTCCTTGTGATGGTGAAGGCACTTGCATGGCTTGCAAGAACAAGCCCACAGCAGAGGAATCTCTCGCGTGCAAGACATGTGCCACGCCGTGGCACGTCGCGTGCCTCTCTGTTCGTCCCAACTCCTTAGCCGATACTCTGCAATGGGACTGCCCTGATTGTTCTCTGCTCTCTGCAAACCCGGCTCCTGTCTCCGGCGCCGGAGAATCGTCGAGTTCCGGTGGCCTTATCGCCGCGATTTGCGCGATCGAGTCAGACTCGTCGTTGACTGAACGTGAGAAGGCTAAGAGAAGGCAGCAGCTGCTGTGTAAAGACGCGGGACCTTCGGATCATAAGGAGGTGACTAATGGTGATGACAACCTCCTCAGTATTCTCGATGGTCTGAACTGTTCCTTCTGCATGCAATTACTGGAAAGACCTGTGTCG actCCTTGTGGTCACAACTTCTGCCTGAAGTGTTTCACAAAATGGATAGGGCAAGGCAAACGCAACTGTGCGAATTGTCGCAAGGAAATCCCACCAAAGATGGCAAGACTTCCTCTGATAAACTCTACACTTGTCACTGTCATTAGAATGGCAAAGATGGCGAAAGCCAATGCTGAAGTTGGGACCTCAAGGGATCATCCTGTTATCCGTAACGAAGATCGCCCGGATAAGGCATTTTCGACTGAACGATCAGTAAAACGGGGAAATGCTAATGCAGCTAGTGGAAAAATATTTGTGACTACACCTATGGATCATTTTGGGCCAATTCTCCCAGAAAATGATCCGATAAGAAATCAAGGTGTGCTGGTAGGGGAGACTTGGGAAAATAGATTTGAATGTAGGCAATGGGGTGTACACAATCCTCATATTTCAGGTATTGCTGGGCAGTCAAAGCATGGTGCCCAATCAGTTACCCTCTCTGGGGGCTATGAAGATGATGAGGATCATGGCGAATGGTTCCTATACACAGGGAG TGGTGGAAGGGACCTTAGTGGCAATAAACGCACAAACAAGGAACATTCTTTTGATCAGCAGTTTGAAAATTCTAATGAGGCATTACGACTTAGTTGCCGGATGGGTTATCCTGTTCGTGTGGTGAG GTCTCACAAGGAGAAACGCTCTTCTTATGCCCCTGAACAAAGGTTACGTTATGATGGGATTTACAGAGTTGAGAAATGCTGGCGGAAAACTGGGATTAAA GGATTTAAGGTGTGTAGATATCTTTTTGTTAGATGTGACAATGCTCCTGCCCCATGGACAAG TGATGTTCATGGAGACCGTCCAAGACCACTGCCCGTCATTGAGGAGTTGAATGTTGCAATTGACATAACCGAAAGGAAGGAATCTCCATCTTGGGACTATGAT GAGGAAAAAGGTTGCTGGATGTGGAAGAAACCTCCACCATGTAGTAGAAAGCGGACCAATTATGGACGTTCGGAAGAAGGGAAGAGAACGAAGAAAGTTAAACGGCAAGCACAAAATAAGTCTGTAAAAGAGAAACTTCTAAAAG AGTGTAGCTGCTACATTTGCAAGAAGGTGATGACTTCTCCACTTACTACCCCTTGTGCTCATAACTTTTGCAAAAGCTGCCTAGAGGGTGCCTTTGCTGGTCAAAGCTTAGTGAGACAGAGGACATGTGAAGGCAGACGAACATTACGAGCACAAAAGAACATCATGAAATGCCCTTCGTGTTCAAATGACATAGCTGAGTTTCTTCAGAACCCCCAG GTTAACAGAGAACTGATGGAGGTGATAGAATCACTACAACGCGAAATTGCAAAGGAAAATAAGGAGTCAAAAGAAGAAGCTGATGGCATCCATGAGAAGGCAAAAGGAGTCGATGTGAGTAATGAAATTGTGGAGGAAGCCAAAGAAAATAACTTGAAAGATCAGATTGAAAGTGAAATCCATCAAACAGAAAAGCTGAAAAAGACCAGTGGCAAATGTGCACAAAAACGTGGTAGAAAGAAGGGCAGTACATCCTGTAAGCAACTTGATGATGGAAAAAATGGCGTTGATCCTTCAGAACCTGAAAAAGCTGCCGGTGAAGAATTACAAGATCCTGTTGCAGAGAGCAAAGCTTAA